TGGAGTGGAGATTACCACTCAAAGGGAAAAGTACTAATGGTTTGAACCACAGAACTGTCAGCCGGTAGCTGAGGTTCTGACTTTGTGAAGCAACGTTATTGTAAAGCTGCAAGATATTCAAAGAGTCCAGATCTCAATGGGGCAAGCCTATATGATTTTTGGCAGGGTTATGCAACCCCATGTTTTGGCCCTTGCCACAATTGGGTCTGTTGCTGCGGGTGTAACGTATGCATCAATGGGCACTAAAAGGGTGGAACCACAGCAGCAAGCCGCTTTATTACCTTTAAAACAAGAAAGGGAGGAAGAGTTTGATCTTGAGAAACTAATCAGTGATTTCATTAAGGAAGAGGGTAAGTAGGGTGCTCTTGAGGAGTTAAGGGCTTCcttttttccctttttgTTACTGTTACTTTATGGCGCTTTGAATAtaatgtgtatatatagttggtatatatatatatatatacatatatttagCTTTAGAGCCTAGATTCTTTTTTATCCTTATTTTATCAAGTCAATGATTTACAGAAGATCGTCTAGGCTTTTTTCGGAGTCTTTTTTGATTAGTTCTAACATGCCTTCGGGAAGGATTGGTCTGGCATTATCATCCAGGATGTACCTGAAGGGCATTTCGGTAGCCTCATGCTTGCTGAATTTAAATTCAGGATAATCAATAAATTTTATGTTCTCGAACGGGAGCtgtttttcaacaattaACTGTGTAGTTCTTATGGCAGTGTCTGTGGTCATTTGTTTGTCACCTaatcttttgttgattaGAAGGTTTGGGTACTTTACCATGAGTTCGCTTGTGCGATCTCTTGGTGGATGATCACCCAAGATTCCTCCAAATACAAAGTAGTCATATGCGTCTGCATCAGTTGGAGTTAGGCCTGTGGGGGCCCGTGGATCCAGCAAACAGACTCTCCTTTCGGCCAAGGGCTTTAGTTCTGGAAACACAACATTAATCTTATCAATAGGTTCAGTAGTCCATTGCAATCccaactttttcaatagGGCTGGAATATCTGATTCAGCTGTATTCTTAGGCAAAGATGTCAGAATCAAGTTTTCATGGCCAATATCACGAATGATCTGTGCATATTCCAAAGTAACCCATTCGCTAAAGCCAGCTTCCATATGttctataatatatttcatttttaaacaGATATCTATCTTACTCCTCAAACACTTAAAGCCTTGTAATATATCACCAGTGAACTTCTGACTTATTCAGTGGTTTGTCTGTCAGAGATGCTTCGCTTCTGCGCAGGTTTTTCTCAGAAGGCTGGGCTCATTATggcatcatcattttttttccaCTTTACAAAACTGTTCTGTTACAGGCGATCGGATACGAAGAAGACATTCCAGTAGAAAATCAGctatatcttcttcctcaaaATAACTCACGTGGGCCTTAATCGCACTCAGAGTATCTGATTCCCAAGGCTTAACTTCAGGAGAGTAATCAACGCGGCCAAAGCTATtcaatttgataatttttttaaatagtGCTTCAGGCATCTTCGTAAGCTCTGCATTAGCGTCGTATTTAAAGGTGTCACCGAGTTCCTTCACCTTTACAGTGAACTGATTTTGAGTGGCAGATTCTATTATATGTTGACG
This Eremothecium cymbalariae DBVPG#7215 chromosome 5, complete sequence DNA region includes the following protein-coding sequences:
- the MCO10 gene encoding Mco10p (similar to Ashbya gossypii AAR108W-A) → MGQAYMIFGRVMQPHVLALATIGSVAAGVTYASMGTKRVEPQQQAALLPLKQEREEEFDLEKLISDFIKEEGK
- the SFM1 gene encoding protein-arginine N-methyltransferase SFM1 (similar to Ashbya gossypii AAR109C), which gives rise to MKYIIEHMEAGFSEWVTLEYAQIIRDIGHENLILTSLPKNTAESDIPALLKKLGLQWTTEPIDKINVVFPELKPLAERRVCLLDPRAPTGLTPTDADAYDYFVFGGILGDHPPRDRTSELMVKYPNLLINKRLGDKQMTTDTAIRTTQLIVEKQLPFENIKFIDYPEFKFSKHEATEMPFRYILDDNARPILPEGMLELIKKDSEKSLDDLL